One region of Nycticebus coucang isolate mNycCou1 chromosome 10, mNycCou1.pri, whole genome shotgun sequence genomic DNA includes:
- the LOC128596722 gene encoding LOW QUALITY PROTEIN: G patch domain-containing protein 4-like (The sequence of the model RefSeq protein was modified relative to this genomic sequence to represent the inferred CDS: deleted 1 base in 1 codon), with product MSVTPVVKSHGMKFAEQQLLKHGWTQGKGLGRKENGITQALRVTLKQDTHGVGHDPAKEFTNHWWNELFNQAAANLVVETGQDGVQIRRLSKETTCQNRPKPNLLYQNFVKVLDTEDATLTSEGENPERDLESCSDDDNQRPKLPKILTDKMLLQACEGRTAHKAAHLGITMKAKLAQLEAQEQAFLARLKGQDSQASQPQSESKPPKKKKKKRKKEEEEATATERNADEKCPEHTDQSVRKSKKKRHHQEEKVLDETVGTAIGDEEEEATGIGGLRELSREPTDQSPRKKKRKKRQHHEEKKMGVSDKGGRHKETTSAVRIEEGENTAHTDPCSRSKKRWHQEDLNLEDDEVEGTILDTGTRETEDRAHRRSRGSKKRTQQLGGRDVRDKRGEKDRTREAENRPHSGTAAARGRKMESAVAREPERRNRRETEGLLKVGLN from the exons ATGAGTGTTACCCCAGTAGTCAAGAGTCATGGGATGAAGtttgcagagcagcagctgctaAAGCATGGATGGACTCAAGGGAAAGGCCTGGGCCGGAAGGAAAATGGCATCACCCAGGCCCTCAGGGTGACATTGAAGCAGGACACACATGGGGTGGGACATGATCCTGCCAAGGAGTTCACAAACCACTGGTGGAACGAGCTTTTCAACCAGGCTGCAGCCAACCTGGTGGTGGAAACTGGACAGGATGGAGTACAGATAAGGCGCCTTTCTAAGGAGACCACCTGTCAAAATCGTCCCAAGCCCAACTTGTTATATCAGAACTTTGTGAAGGTATTGGACACTGAGGAC GCCACCCTGACTTCCGAGGGAGAGAATCCAGAGAGAGACTTAGAGAGCTGCAGTGATGACGACAACCAGAGGCCCAAGCTCCCAAAGATTCTGACTGACAAGATGCTGCTCCAAGCCTGTGAGGGGCGAACAGCACACAAGGCTGCCCACCTTGGGATTACAATGAAGGCCAAACTCGCTCAGCTAGAGGCCCAGGAACAGGCTTTCCTGGCTCGTCTCAAAGGCCAGGACTCTCAGGCCTCTCAACCACAGTCAGAGAGCAAGCCacccaaaaagaagaaaaagaaaagaaagaaagaggaggaagaggctaCAGCAACTGAAAGGAACGCAGATGAGAAGTGCCCAGAACACACTGACCAGAGTGTCaggaaaagcaagaagaaaaggcACCACCAAGAAGAAAAGGTCTTAGACGAGACAGTGGGAACAGCTATaggggatgaggaggaagaggctaCAGGAATAGGTGGGCTGAGGGAATTGAGCAGAGAGCCAACTGATCAGTCCcccaggaaaaagaagagaaaaaagaggcagcaccatgaagaaaagaaaatgggggtCTCGGATAAAGGAGGAAGACATAAAGAGACTACCAGTGCTGTCAGGATAGAGGAGGGAGAAAACACAGCACATACTGACCCATGCAGCAGAAGCAAGAAGAGGTGGCACCAGGAGGATTTGAACTTAGAAGACGATGAAGTTGAGGGAACCATTCTAGACACTGGGACCAGGGAAACAGAGGACAGAGCACACAGGAGAAGCAGGGGAAGCAAGAAGAGAACACAGCAGCTTGGAGGGAGGGATGTGAGGGATAAAAGAGGTGAGAAGGACAGGACCAGGGAGGCAGAGAACAGACCACACTCTGGCACAGCAGCagccagaggaagaaaaatggaatcaGCAGTGGCCAGAGAGccagaaagaagaaacagaagagagacTGAAGGTCTGCTCAAGGTGGGGCTCAACTGA